The Blastopirellula marina genomic sequence TTTTTCCGCAACAGCGACTTTTACAGCTGGCGCGAGCGTTGCGAGAAGGCCGGCATCACCGTACCGATCGTGCCAGGCATCTTCCCGATCAACAGCCTGGCCCAGATCTCGAAGATCGCCAAAATGTGCGGCGCTGGCATTCCGAAGCAACTGTTCGATAAGCTGAGCGAGAAGCCAGACGATGCCCAGTGGCACAAGCAGGTCGGCACCGCCTATGCCTCGCAGCAAGTGAACGACCTGCTGGACAACGGCGTCCCAGGCTTCCACTTCTACGTGCTGAATCAGGCCGAAGCAACCGGCAAGATTCTGACCGCACTCAAGGGGCATCAGGCCAAAAAGAAGTCCGGCTCGCCAGCTTAGTTGCCAACCATTGCAATATCGTTAATACCCCTGCCGAACGTCCCTGCCGTTATGCGAAGCCGGGGATATCCCTTCCGCGGACGCAAAACCAGGGAACTTACGCCGAAGATAAGTGTCCTAGAAGGGGACGAAGGTCGAGATCTCCCCCCGGAATAGCCTGACCGGTCATTGCCGCCAGGGCCGATTCCGGCTAGAATTCGACCTTTCCACAGCAGCGGCAATCCTTAACATGCCGCCGGATGTCCAGCGGATCCAAGCGATCCGTTTCCCTGCCGAGGACATCCCGATCGTGCCAGAGTGGCGGAATTGGCAGACGCGCTGGATTCAAAATCCAGTTCCCGCAAGGGAGTGGGGGTTCGATTCCCCCCTCTGGTACCTTCTTAACTTCTTTGATAGTAACCACTTACGGCGATTTGACCTAGTCTCGCTAGAAGTGGTTTTTTTATGCGCCGGCCCCCAAAAGGTTCCCGAACGGGTCCCAAAGGGCTCCCGAAGGGCTCCCGATAGGGTAGGTGCTGAAACGCCATTTTCGCGTTTTTGACGGTTAAGCGCTCCTCCCGTAAGTTGCGGGCTCAGGCGAGTGGTCAGCCCCGATTCTGCACTCGATTTGAGTCAGAACTACGAGGAGATCACGATGCCGCGACGTTATGAATTGACATGGGTGAAGCACGCCAGAAAGTGGCGAAAACGATACCTGGGAACCGATTGGTACTTCCCGTCTGACGGGGAGTGTGGAGGCAAGAAGGACACTGCTGGCTACCGGTTCGCGCTAGCTGAATGGAACCGGGTCAAGCTATGGTTGGATGGCCTAGAACCATGCCCCTATCTCAATGGTGAAACGGGACGTGGGCGCGTTCTTATTCCTGCCGAGCGAATGAACGATGACTTCGGCTACGCCCAGCCACCACTCGTGATGACGTCGGTTGCATCAGTTCGCAAACCTTCAACGGTTGCGTCTGTGGACCCACCCAAGAGAGAACCAACTCCAATCGTTCAACCAGACGACAAGCCGCCCTGGGCTCTTGGCTATGGTTTTGCCTCAATGCTTGACCATGCCGAACCAGGGCAGGGGGCACCAACTGAAACTAAGATTTCAGCATTGATCGAGGAATATCTAAATCGGCGTTTGCGTGAGGTCCACGCAGACGAACTTTCCATGCAGATGTATGGTGAGGATAAGCGTTATCTGACGTACTTCCAGGACTTCCTCATCGGTCATTACCTTGACTGCATCGATATTGATCTGGTCACAGCGTCGGTTCTGAGTCACTACCGCGCCCATGCCCAGGAAGAAGCGAAGTCGGGGCGAACACTCAAAAAGCGATTAGCGACGTTATCTAAGTGGATGCATTGGTTAGCCGATGAGAACTACCTAGAAGCATTGCCAAAAGACATGACCCGCTACGCCAAGGTTAAGTCCTTGGGGGGAGGTCCAAAGGAGTTCTTTACGGTCGATCAGGTGAAGCGACTCTATGCGGCGGCCAATGAGCGGATGAAACTCTGGATACTGCTCGGACTAAATGCCGGGCTCACTCAGCGAGAAATTGCGACGTTGGAAGCGAGCATGATTAACTGGGAAACCGGAGTCCTAGAACGACCACGGAACAAGACCGGTGAATTGACACGGGCGAAGTTATGGCCGGTAACTTTGAGCAAGTTGAAGCAGCAACGAAGCCCGAATGGCTCGCCATTGCTGGTAACTGCCAGCGGTCAGCCCCTAGTCGTTGATCGAGAGGTCGACGGTAAGGTGAGTCGTACCGATACCATCGGTAACAGATTCAATAAGTTTCGAGTCAACGTTGGGGTGTCTCCACCATTCAAGGCATTCCGCAAGACTGGGGCCGACTTCATCGAAGAACGTCAGCCGGAGCTTACTTCCTTCTACCTCTCACATGCGACGCAGGGTACTAAGACTTACTATGTGCGTCAGCACTTTGATCGGTTGTTTGAGGTGACCGATGGGATGAGGGAGCACTTCGGCTTCCCTGATGCTTGAGGGTAGCCATGCAAGCGCTTGCAGGAATAGAGCCATCTCTAATTCGGTGATGGCTTCCTGTTGGTGGCCGCAGCGTGTTGCGTCTTAAAATAATATTTGGTAAAATCTGAAGAGTTGCACAGAACTTGTTGTCAAGTGAGTGCGCTATCTAACTGACCACGACATCTAGAATCGAGTTGGTCAATCCAGTTCCACGTTGGAACTGGCATCCTTCACTTTATTTTCATTGGGAGATTGGTGTGCACATTTCAGAACTATCAGTACTTGATCGGCTGGCGCGAGAACGTCGGCCTTTCGAATTGCCAAAGGGTAACGACATCTTCGACTTCAACCCCAGTTTCAGCGAATTCACCCGCGAAGTCGTCAGGAAGAATCGGGAAATCTCAGATGCTGATGACCGGCCACCATCTAACACGGTTGCGTTGCTATCTGCAGAGATTGAACTCGCTCACTGGACACAAGTCGCCAAAGCTTACGCTGCTGAAGATGAAGGCAACGAGGCCAATGATGTTCTTAATTCCGTTATGTCTCAATTGAAATTGAAGGGGTGATCCGATGTCTGTGTTGAAACACGACTACGAAGAGAACGCACTTAGGCTGCTAAAGAAGCGAGCAAAGACTACGGAAAAACCCTTCATTATGGGACGATTCGTAACCATCTATGTTCTGGCTTCCGATAGGGGCAACGGCAAACCGCGCCGGTGGCACAAGCAGGTTCGCTATGCGATCAGCATCGAACATGCAAAGGCGAAGATTCTCGCTGATGATCCGGCCTGTGAAATCGGTGCCGTGTCTTGCTGTACTTTTGAAGTGGCAAGAACGAAGTTGACGCAACGTTCAGGAGACTTGATGGCGATAATCCCACCTTCTGACCGTGAAGAACTACGTAACGACTTGCTTGCTTGGGAAGCGACGCGGGAGCCCATTGTCTTGGCTCCTCCTCAACATCCATTGACCTTCGAGGCAACGACGGGAACACGAACCGTTGAGAACGGTTTGCCTGAGCCAAAAACTTCCCCTGTGATGACTTTCGAGCAACTTGTGGAGGAACTTAACGACGAGTTTGAGATTTCCAAGACTCAGCTTATCGGCGTTCTTCGTCGAAACGAGTTACCTGTCGCCGACAAGAAGGATGAGTATGGTCAACGGCGGTTCTCCGAACTGGACGTTTGGGCGATCCGACGATTCCTGCGCTACAAGATGCCACGGTTCATTCGATCGGATGCATCGGAGCCGGTTACCTAATGAAAAAAGGCGAGCGGGAGATTACGGCCCCACTCGCCTTAATAGAAGACCTAGTCTCCTGAGATCACTAATGGCTATTGTATCACTCGACTTCTTAGCTAGCAATAATCAATTAAAACCGGAATGGTGTGTACAGGTCGGACTTTTCGATGAGTGCGCCACCAGTGCCCGCGTGTCGACTTCGCCCCAGGCGAGGAACGGGAATCTTGACGATCAATCAAACGGCCTGAAACACTTGGTCGAAAACGCAGGTCTGAGAGTCAGAGAATCATTTCAGGAAGTAGGACCAGCATCGGGTAACCTGAATCGTCCAGGCCTACTAAAGGCCCTTGAGTTCTGCCGAGTCCACAACTGCCCACTCATTGTAGAGACCATTGACAGACTGCTACGACCGGTTGGATATCAACCACGTCAGTCTGGAATTCAGCAATTATCGAAATCCGAGTTGAATGCTCTCACTAAATTATGTCGTGGTGTTTTGGTTGTCGTCGTCGAATCACAAGACGAAAAGTCCCGTGGCAAGCAAACACGTCGCGGCATGGCGGCTAAGCGTAAAACAGGCGGTCGACCTAAGACGGCTGATCACTCACGCATCTTTGAGCTTTGCGAGCAAGGTCAGACGCTAAGGGCTATAGCCAAACGCGTCGGAAGGTCAGCGCCTTATATTCAGCGTGTGCTAAATGACGCTGGCTATGACACCTCAAGTGAGGCTCGAACAAAGCGATGGTTGGCCGCCAATTCTTCCGCGCTGTTACCTAAAGGGTCTAAACCGTTAGAAGAGATAACTACCCAGCTAGAAGAAGTGAATGAAGTATCGAGTACAAATCAAGAGTTAGCGGTACCGGTACAAGAAGTGTTTGTAGGTATAAAATTATCGGAGGACAACGAACGTGAAGGTGATGATGTCCGTTGTCCTTCGCCGCGCGGATGGCTCGGAACCGATCTTGAGCGTGTTCATGCTCTGCTAAGTCTCTACTGCCAGGTGTCGTTATTGTTTCGGGGGCCGCGCTTGGGGGACGATTTTCATGCTTGTTGTGGGGCGGCCGCGCGCCCGGTTCGGTTCTCGCGATCAATGCAAGCGCTTGCACGTGTAACCACACATCTACGACTTTCTCGTGATGGTCCTAATGATGATCAAGAAGTGAAAAAGTGCTTAAATACTCTTAAGCTATTTACGCTTAAGCGAATGTATGGGAGAATAGGTGGAATGTCCCATATTTCAGTGAAAATACCAACCGATGACGGACGAAGCAGAACCACTAGCATTGACCATAAACGACGACATCGGTGCCGATGCACAGCGAGCCTGGATTGCGGTGCGCTTGCATGGCATGCATCAGACCGTCGTTGCCGCAAAGCTGGATGTCGACCGGAAAACGGTTCATCGCTGGATACTGCGAATCGACCAGGATGTTGCCAGTCACTATCGGATGAACTCTGGGCTCGCGCTGTTGGCAGTAGAGCTAGAGCGATTGAAGTACCAGGAGGAACGCATCGAGCGGGACGTTCATCGGCTAAGACAGAACTTCAAAGTTGTGGATGGTTTGCCGAAGCGATCCGAGCGGACGGAGTTGGCGATATGTCGTCAGGAGAAGTTGCTGCTTGAAATCCGCAAGAGCCGCTTCGATATGCTCTGCAAGACTGGCCTAATCGCCACAGGCATCGAGAACCGCTTCCAACTTCGCGATTCCCTTGAAGTACCTGCAGGCCAGCCAAAGCGGGAAGAGAGCAACATGACCAGGGAGGAGATTATCGAGCAAATCATTCAAACCATGAAGAAGACAAAGTGCATTCAATGAACAAGTACGAAAGAGCGATTGCAGCCTTAACTGCGGTTGCAAAGGAAGGAAGTGACAGTGACGCCAAATTCATTGAGTGTCTATTGCTCCCACTTCAAATGCTACGGGCGGAGGCGGATACCTATTTCTCATTGCTAAACGAAGTCGAAGCTCCCGCGCTCTACGACGCCCTAAAGCGTCTAAAGAA encodes the following:
- a CDS encoding tyrosine-type recombinase/integrase, with amino-acid sequence MNDDFGYAQPPLVMTSVASVRKPSTVASVDPPKREPTPIVQPDDKPPWALGYGFASMLDHAEPGQGAPTETKISALIEEYLNRRLREVHADELSMQMYGEDKRYLTYFQDFLIGHYLDCIDIDLVTASVLSHYRAHAQEEAKSGRTLKKRLATLSKWMHWLADENYLEALPKDMTRYAKVKSLGGGPKEFFTVDQVKRLYAAANERMKLWILLGLNAGLTQREIATLEASMINWETGVLERPRNKTGELTRAKLWPVTLSKLKQQRSPNGSPLLVTASGQPLVVDREVDGKVSRTDTIGNRFNKFRVNVGVSPPFKAFRKTGADFIEERQPELTSFYLSHATQGTKTYYVRQHFDRLFEVTDGMREHFGFPDA